A genome region from Bacteroidota bacterium includes the following:
- a CDS encoding winged helix-turn-helix transcriptional regulator yields MGASKTSEFTDADNRVARYAKALGHPARVAILRLLVSRQACICGDIVDELPISQSTVSQHLKELKDAGLIKGDIEGVRVCYCINESAWAEAKALLSEFFEAFVETSGACC; encoded by the coding sequence ATGGGAGCGAGTAAGACAAGTGAATTCACCGACGCGGACAACCGCGTAGCCCGATATGCGAAAGCGCTCGGTCATCCGGCGCGCGTGGCGATCCTTCGGCTGCTCGTCTCTCGGCAGGCATGCATCTGCGGGGATATCGTAGACGAACTACCGATCTCGCAGAGCACGGTATCACAGCATCTCAAAGAGCTCAAAGATGCCGGGCTGATCAAAGGCGATATCGAAGGGGTCAGGGTCTGTTACTGCATCAACGAATCGGCATGGGCCGAAGCGAAGGCACTGCTTTCGGAGTTCTTCGAGGCCTTCGTTGAGACAAGCGGTGCATGCTGCTAA